CCGAAGGGCGGCAGTTCTTTTTCGCCAGACTTCGTTGCTTGCTCCTTACAGATCCACTTCGGGATATGCTCGTCGCTCGCGCCTCGTCTGGCCGAAAAATCCCTTGCCGCGAACGTGAGCGTATTTATGAAATGGACCACTAAGCCATGCGGTCGAAATTGGGGAGCACACGCGCCCTCGCGTGTTCCGACCGGCGCCTCGCCGATCAGAAGGGTGGCGCCAGACGGTCACTGAACGGTGGTTGTTTCGATGGCACCTTTGTGGTCGGCGAGGGCGCCGACCATGGCACGCGAGGGCGCGTGCGCTCGCCTTCGAAACTGAATAGATACGGCTAACCCCGCCCAACCCGCTCCACCGCGCGATGGCTGGTGCGCAGCCTATCGGATTCGAGCCAATTGACCTGGAGGCGCTGACCACTCCAGCACGGCGCACCGGCTGGGCCGAAGCGTGGTGACAATCAGCTTCACGAGGCCTCCCTTCTTCAGCGTCATCGACATGTTCGCTCCCCCGGTGACCAACCGGACAATCAGGCTGCTCAAGTCCGGTTCGTGACCGACGACGAGAACTCTCTCGAAAGAGGTTGCTGCCTCGCGCAGAGCTTCGACGAGATCTCTCGTCCTCCGTCCGGCGGAGAGTTCGGGGAGAATCCTGACGCGCTTCGGGAGCCGCAAAACGCTCGCGACGATTCCGGCGGTCTGTTCGGCTCGGACCAAGGGGCTCGTGAGAATCAGATCGAAGGAATACTCCAGCGCTTTCATCCCCTGGGCAATCCGCCGCATTTTCCGCTCGCCTTCTCGCGTGAGCGCTCGCTCGCCGTCGTCTTTCCCGCCGGCCAGTTCGCGTGGCTCGGCGATGCCGTGCCGCAGAATATAGAGTTCCATGCTGTGGCGGCCATTCGATCAGGAATTCCGGAGGAACGCAAACCCTCGTTCGAACATCCAACACCGCGCCCGAACGCGGAACTTCGAACCCACGGCCCCGTTTCATGAACCATGAGCTTGGTGATCGGGCCAAGGCAGCTTCCCATGAAGCCGGTAGGGCTGCGCTGCCGCGCAGCCGATTTTCCGTCGATGCGGCAGCGCAGCAGCACCTCCTTACCCCCATTCAGGTGCCCTTCCCATTAATGTCCTAAACGCGAAGAAGCTTTTGCAGCTCGCGCCAGGTCTCCGCCGTGGCGGACGAAGCCTGTTCCTCCAAACGTCGGTAAAGGGCCACCACTTTCTCGCCGACTTCCGTCAGGCGCGCGCCGCCATGGCGAGCGCCGCCCCGGACGACCTGAATGAGCGGCTCGCGGAAGCAGTCCTCCATCGTCTTCACCAGCGTCCAGGCGCGCATATACGACATCTGCATGCGCTTGGCCGCTTCGGCGATGGAGCCGGTTTCGCGAATGCGCTGCAGCAATTCCACCTTGCCGGGCCCCAGGGCGATGTCCTGGCCGCGCTCGACACGGAATCGAGGCCGGAGCACGAATCCGCTAGATTTCTTCGTCATGCCAAGATTCTCCCACGCTTAGCCGAACGATTCAGTTGGGACTGGGGAGCACACGCGCCTGGGCGTGTTCCGACTGGCGCCTCGCCAGTCGGAACGGCGTCGAAACCATGACACTGAATGGTACGTTTCAGTTCGATTGAATGGAGTCGGCGAGGGCGCCGACTCCAGCACGCGAGGGCGCGTGCGCTCCCCACCTGAATCTGACCTTCAACGCTCTCACGCTCCAACGCTCACCCGCTCCCCTTCGGTTCGCCGCGCCCCGCGACCTGTTCCTCGAGCGGCGTCACCGGGTCGATGAAGAACCAGCAGATGGCGCCGACCGCATACACGAACGCGAATATGTAAAAATTGAAGTCCCAATTGCGGTTCGTCAGAGCGAGCACCCACGTCACGACAATCGGGGCAACGCCCCCGCCGAGGTTGCCCATCATGTTCATGCTGCCGGACAGTGAGCCGGCGTATTTTCCGCCGACGTCCATGCACGCGCCCCAACCGCCCGGCATGGCGAGATCGTTGCCGAAACTGGCCATCCCGACCGCGAGCATGGCGAGCAGCGGATGATTCAACTTCGTGGCCAGGACGAGCATGGCCGCCGCGCCTACCAGGCCGATGATCGCCATCACGCGGCGTGTCTGGGCCGTGCCGATCACGCGCGCGATCGGACTGGAAATCAGCCCGCAGAAAAGCGATCCCAACCCGCCGAAAAACAACGGAATGCAGTTCAGCAGCGCGCGCTCCCATTGGCCCAGCCCTGGAAATCGCTGGTCCACGTAAGTCGGCATCCACGTGATGTAAAAGTACCAACTGTAGGCCATGCAAAAGTACTGCAACCAAAGCAGCCAGACGGTCCGGCTGGCGACGAACTTGGCCCAGGGCACTTTTCCGTGGCTGTCCGCGTTCTTTTCTGCGTCCGCGAGCAGCGCCATTTCCCCGGCGTTCACGCTCGGATGAAAGCGCGGGTTGTCGCGGAACCAGCGGTAAAAGAAATAAGCCCAGACAATGCCGATGGCGCCGAAAACCACGAAAGCCCACCGCCACGACATGAACGTGAGGACCCAGACCACGAGCAACGGCGTGAACGCTCCGCCCCAGCGCGCGCTCATCCACATAATGCCTTGCGCGCGGACGCGTTCCGGCTGCGGCAGCCAGACCGTGAAAGCTTTGGTCAGGTTGGGGAAACAACCCGCTTCGCCCATGCCGAAGAAGAATCGGAAAATCACCAGCGACACCAGACCCCACGACCAGCCCGTCAACGCGGTGAAGATCGACCACATAATCACAACCCGCATCAACACCAGCCGGGGCCCGATCTTGTCGCCCAGCCAGCCACCGGGGATTTCAAAGAGCGCGTATGACCAGGCAAACGCCGCGAAAGCGAGACTCATTTGTTCCTCGGTCAAGTTCATGTCCTCCATCATCAACGGCGCCGCCTTCGAAATGCAGACGCGATCGATGTACGTGATGATCGAAAGCGTGACGGCGAACATGATGACCCAATAGCGCGCGTGGGACGGGGCAAGATTTCCAGGCGAAGGAGACATGGACTGGGCCGAGTGAGAGTTTGCGCTCATGCGGGTTGCACTATTGGTATCGGAACAGGAGGACCGAGCGCAATGGTTTTCGGTTTGGGAGAATATGCCCTCAGAGGGTGGGGCGAAGCTCCCGCCCAGCCAGTGCCATCGAAGAAAGGCTCCGCAGGAGCGTCGCCCCACCGTCGTTAACTGAGGGGATACTTTGGAGACACGAATTTCACGAATTGCCACGAATTACTGATCACTGAATACTGAATACTGATTACTGGCCACTGCCCACCTGCCCCTTGAGCTTGATTGCCACACTCCCTGCGGGAGGCTACGCTGCGGCTGGCATGAAGCTTGGAAGTACTCTGGCGGTGAGACAATGCGCGGGCTGTTGTGATCTGCAAATCCGGTTCCTCGCTCTTTTCTGTGGCTGCCTCATGGGCATCAAGCCGCAAGTCACGGCTGGAACTTCCGAGGGTGATCCCCCTACCGCGCGACTCTCCCGGCACGTCCGGCCCACGCCG
The Verrucomicrobiota bacterium genome window above contains:
- the sixA gene encoding phosphohistidine phosphatase SixA, whose amino-acid sequence is MELYILRHGIAEPRELAGGKDDGERALTREGERKMRRIAQGMKALEYSFDLILTSPLVRAEQTAGIVASVLRLPKRVRILPELSAGRRTRDLVEALREAATSFERVLVVGHEPDLSSLIVRLVTGGANMSMTLKKGGLVKLIVTTLRPSRCAVLEWSAPPGQLARIR
- a CDS encoding LysR family transcriptional regulator, translating into MTKKSSGFVLRPRFRVERGQDIALGPGKVELLQRIRETGSIAEAAKRMQMSYMRAWTLVKTMEDCFREPLIQVVRGGARHGGARLTEVGEKVVALYRRLEEQASSATAETWRELQKLLRV
- a CDS encoding MFS transporter; the encoded protein is MSPSPGNLAPSHARYWVIMFAVTLSIITYIDRVCISKAAPLMMEDMNLTEEQMSLAFAAFAWSYALFEIPGGWLGDKIGPRLVLMRVVIMWSIFTALTGWSWGLVSLVIFRFFFGMGEAGCFPNLTKAFTVWLPQPERVRAQGIMWMSARWGGAFTPLLVVWVLTFMSWRWAFVVFGAIGIVWAYFFYRWFRDNPRFHPSVNAGEMALLADAEKNADSHGKVPWAKFVASRTVWLLWLQYFCMAYSWYFYITWMPTYVDQRFPGLGQWERALLNCIPLFFGGLGSLFCGLISSPIARVIGTAQTRRVMAIIGLVGAAAMLVLATKLNHPLLAMLAVGMASFGNDLAMPGGWGACMDVGGKYAGSLSGSMNMMGNLGGGVAPIVVTWVLALTNRNWDFNFYIFAFVYAVGAICWFFIDPVTPLEEQVAGRGEPKGSG